The sequence CTGGCACGACTGCAGGCCGAACGGCAACGCAACCTGTTCCGTGAAGACGCCACCAGCCGCGAAGCACTCGAGACCGCCGAAGCCAGCCTGCGCTCAGCCGCTGCCCAGATCGATGTACTCAAGGCCCAGATCCGCCAGACCGAATCAAGCCTCAAGGCCGACCAGGCCGATCTGGGCTATACCCGGATCTACGCACCGATGACCGGCACCGTAGTCCAGCAACTGGCCAACCAGGGCCAGACCCTGAACGCCAACCAGACCGCACCAGTGGTGGTACAGATCGCTGACCTGTCGACCATGACCGTGCGCACCCAGGTATCCGAGGCCGACATCAGCCAGCTCCGCGTCGGCATGCCGGCCTACTTCTCCACTCTCGGCCAGCCGACCCGGCGCTGGGAAGGCGAGCTGCGCCAAATCCTGCCGACCCCAGAAGTGATCAACAACGTAGTGCTGTTCAACGCCCTGTTCGATGTACCCAATCCTGGCGGCGACCTGCTGCCGCAAATGAGCGCCCAGGTGTTCTTCGTCCGCGCCGCCGCTGACAATGTACTGACCGTGCCGGTGTCCGCTCTGCGTCAAGTCAACCACGCGGAACGTGGCCGTCAGGCCGACGGTATGGACCAGAGTAAGCAAGCCAGTCGCGGCCGCCCCTATGAAGTACAGGTACTGGACGCCCAGGGCCGCCCGCAGAACCGCATGGTACGTATCGGCGTGCGCACTCGCGTGCTGGCCGAGGTTATCGACGGCCTGGAAGAAGGCGACCGGGTGGTAACCGGCAACCTGCGCACCAGCGCCCAAAGCAGCCAGCCGCAAGGCGGCCCGCCGCGCAGGTTCATGTAATCATGAGTACCCCACTGATCCGCCTCGAAGGCATCGGCAGAACCTACCGCAATGGCGAGCTGGCCACGACGGTGCTGCGCGACGTCAATCTGGATATCCAGCAGGGCGAATTCGTCGCCATCATGGGTACCTCCGGCTCCGGCAAATCGACCCTGATGAATTTGCTCGGCTGCCTGGACCAGCCCAGCACCGGACGCTACCTGTTCAATGGCGAGGACATTGCCCGGTTCAGCAGCGACGAGCTGGCCAGCCTGCGGCGCAAGACCTTTGGCTTCATCTTTCAGAGCTATCACCTGATCCCCTCGGCCACCGCCACCGAGAACGTCGAGGTACCGGCTATCTACGCCGGCCTGCCGCGTGAACAACGGCACCAGC is a genomic window of Halopseudomonas phragmitis containing:
- a CDS encoding efflux RND transporter periplasmic adaptor subunit → MSAAKPNRKRRTPWIIAIAVAAIGLSGWYWISNGQGNPEYTVVSVTRGDIEDSITALGTLEPLNYVDVGTQVSGQLKVLHVELGDQVEQGQLLAEIDPTVYLARVEASTAQLANQQAQLKDREAQHDLARLQAERQRNLFREDATSREALETAEASLRSAAAQIDVLKAQIRQTESSLKADQADLGYTRIYAPMTGTVVQQLANQGQTLNANQTAPVVVQIADLSTMTVRTQVSEADISQLRVGMPAYFSTLGQPTRRWEGELRQILPTPEVINNVVLFNALFDVPNPGGDLLPQMSAQVFFVRAAADNVLTVPVSALRQVNHAERGRQADGMDQSKQASRGRPYEVQVLDAQGRPQNRMVRIGVRTRVLAEVIDGLEEGDRVVTGNLRTSAQSSQPQGGPPRRFM